The DNA segment TCCTTCCCATTGGAAGAGAGAGGCCTCAGGGCCTGCCAGTGTCCCAGCCTTCCCCTCCAGACTCTCTGGACATGCCCAcctggcccctggggtgcagtggagtTGGGCCCTGTCCCAGGCATGGCAGAGCCCCTGTGCAGGGATGCTTTGCTCCTCTCTGGAAAGCTCAGGGTCCTGACAGGTGCGTGTCGTGGTCTCCTCCAGGTGGTGAATGCTGTGAATTGCAGCCTCTTCTCAGCAGTCCGGGAGGACTTCAACGCCCTGAAGCCTCACTTGTGGGATGCTGTGGATGAAGAGATCTGTCTCTCAGAGTGTGACATTTACAGGTCTGTCCCACTAGACAtagggcagccccaggccctgcagtggccCGGCCATGTGCCACTGGGGAATACGGAACAGGGGCTGTCTTCAAGGCTGGGTGTGCGTAGCGTGGCTGATCCTGGGGAACAGCTTGCCGGTGCTGGCATGGCTGCAGGGGCACCATTGTCGAGGTAGACAGAAAGGGAGGATCCCACACTTTTTCCATCATGAGCTCGCTGCTCAGGTAGCTGAGGGCTGGACTGCTGGCCCAACAGGCTATCAACCTGCATCAGTTTCTCTCTGCATGACACTGATCCTGGCACCAGCCTGCTTTGGAGGTTggtctgtgggggtggctgggtcaTTACCAGTTGTCTGGTGCTCTGGCCACATAGTGTCAAGACTTGGCTCTGCTCTGTCTCATCCGTGCCAGGCCTGAGTGAGCAGCGTGCCTAGGCTAAGAGCAGGAATCTGGGTGCTGCGAGCCCCTCGTATAGAGGCAACCCGAGGCAGAGCATTTCTCACCCCCTGCACCATTGGTGTTGCAGCTACAACCCAGACCTGGACTCGGACCCCTTTGGCGAAGAAGGCAGCCTCTGGTCCTTCAACTATTTCTTCTACAACAAGAGACTGAAGAGAATTGTCTTCTTCACCTGCCGCTCCATCAGGTCAGGCTGCCCGACTGCTGAGCAGTGATCCTGCCTGAAAGCAGTGCCTCCTGCATGGGGATCCCTGTGGCCCAGCACTCCCAGCAGTGCCCTGAGCTAgagctgcaccccacttccccaggaGAGGGAAGGACAGATCTGTCAGGGCACCCTGGTCTCTTTGATCTTCCTGCAGCGTACAGCTTCTCTTTCATGTTGAAGGACAAATTGGGTgggtgctgcagctccagggagAGGGACTTGTTTGCCTGGCACTCAGGCCCTCCCTCGCTAAAGGGCATCTTCCCTGCAACAAGCCCgtcctccctctgccagctgggggttGACTTGGGCAAATGGGGGCCTTGCTCAGTTCAGGCAGGATTCCCGCCAAGAGGCTGGTGCTGCCGACTGGTGTCAGTGAGTCTGTGCCTTAGCAGAGGTTCTGCTCTTTGTTTCCCCAGTGGGTCCACGTACCCTCGCTCGGAGTCGGGGAACGAGCTGGATATGGATCTGGGGGAAGACGACAAGGAGGGGAGCATGGATGCCTACGACAAGGAAAGCAGCAGTATCGAGGAGGACAGGTGTGTGAGCTCGGCGCTCGGCTGGCAGGGCGTGCGTGGcgcagggctgcccccaggaCTTGACAGCCCGTCTGCCCTGATGGGACCAGAGCTTCCAGCCCTGCCTTATTGAGTTGAAACTTGTACAGGTGGAGGGGCACTTGGCTGCTCCCTTTGcagccgcggggcggggcggggcggggcagctcTAGGCTGTGGCCAGCTGTGCTCCCCCAAAGCAGGTTGTGTGGGCCCTTGGCGGCCGCGGGAGCAGTGACAGCTGTGCTTATTTGCAGGGTGCAGGTTATCTGCATGTGAGCGTCACACAAGCTCCAAGAAGTACTTCGCCCCGCTGAGCCCGCCCTCCAGTCTTCAGTGCGTCAGCGTGGAGGATGGGCCCGCCCTGGCCATCACCTGATCTCTCCCATgcacccagcctgcagcactgctctgcttctCGGCGCTGGGGGCTCTGGAGCACCCCTAGCGCCTGCATCACAGCAGTGGGTGTGGAAACCAACTGgtgcctctgggctgcagacgtCCCTCAGCTGCCGGTGCTGCTCCAAACTGGTTCCCTCCAGCCACGTCCCTCGTGATGTGTGATTGGGCTGCAGTGGCTGCACTCTCTCTgccagcctgggctccagctcGCCACAGGCTTGTGCAGGGCCTTGAGACGCTGCAGTGCACTTTAGGAATTgacctgctggctgcactgaccgTCCTGCTCCTGCTGTCTCTGAAGCAGGGCAGGCCGCTCCTTGGGCACTTTTCTACTGATAGCGACCCAGCAAACGgcctcctgccacagcagcaacAGTGGTGGGGCACCCTCCTCCAACCCCCTGTCTGAGCTGAGCTGACCTGGATCTCCTCTGAGAACGGGTGGCgatccgcccccctcccccacggcaccagcctgctccccagggaAGAGCCCCTGGTGGGGAGGGTTGCTTGGCTCCTGCTCACCTCGGAGGCCATAGCAGCTGTCCTGCTGAGCACTGCTCCTGTGCGGAGGACCTGGCTGGGAGAGCAGGCGGGGGCCACTGGccagttggttttgtttttaaaccacctATGACTTCTGGCAGCAGCTGTGAGGTGGGAGCAGCTCCACTCtccagaagggcagggctggtTGGCAGGGCActcggctcagctcagctcagcactgCCAGGCCTGACTCATGCTCTGCTCTAACTCCCTCCTGCTCAGCCAGGGCCCCAGCACTGGTACACCTACAGCAGGCCGCCAGGTTCTCCCCGCCCTTGGGGGTGAGCCTGTCCCAGAGCCGTAGCAGGAGTGGgatgcagccctggagcacaggcAGGTCCTCCCTCACTAAGCCAGCTGTGCCctgccaccctcagccccctggggaaagctgcagcagcccctggctctgctgctggctcacgCACCAGCCTTGGCCACCTTAGCTGGCTCATCACCCAGCCTCCACCTGGACTGATGGAATTTGCCCCAGGAATGGCAGCAGCTGCCtagggcagtggggctgagctgcagcttTCCCTACAGCTAGAGCCCTGCCTGGCTAGCCCAGGGCCTGCGGGCTACCCCCAGAGCCACCTCttcatggaggggtggggggcattggtCCTTCGCTTGTCGGCCGGGGGTAGTGCTCATCAGCTCTGCCGTCACTGCTGGCAAGGGCTGTCATGACCGGAACCATCTGCCCCCTTGTGCCTGGGCCTTGCTGGCGGGTGGAGGGAACCTGCAGGTGGataggggctgctcttcctggcGCGGGGCTATGGCTGTAACCTCCTGCCCACGTGCACTGAGCAGCCCTGCTAGTGGcacagcctcccctgccctctggccagAGCTCCCAACCTTTGCAGACTCGTTGGCGGGGAGTcgtgctggcaccagccctgcgGGGTGGGACTCCTCCACCCCCTGGGTGCGGGGGGCATCTCTGCAGGGgtgtgagggcagagggctggggagcacagcaaGCTCCACCACGCTGACCAGACTGGGTCATGTGCCCAGTATCCACGGCTGAGCTGGGAGCCAATTCGCAGCCCAGCCACCGAGAACCTGGCATTCCCGCGCCTGCCTTTGTGCTGTGGTCACCGTCTGGCCCCAGTGGTGCACAGCGGGTCTCTGGGCACAGGAGTCCCTGCTCCCCCGGGtagggcacagctgctgccccctgtgctGCTTCGAGAGCTTGTAGCTACTCCCCAGCGGCAGCGCGTGCGGTGCCTTGTTCTGGTCTCCTGCGCGCCTGGCAGGGCGCTGGGGCAGTTCCGTGTTTAACTCCCTGTGAGGTTTGACTTTACTGCATAACAATGTATCGTTACACCAATAAAGTTCGTCTGTGACAGATGCCCCCTCCTGTAAAGAATCCAGCCcacgtgtggggctgggggcgggaggctgggtgaggggtgcagcctggggcaggtggtgCTGGAGTTGCTGACTGGAGGGAGAGCAtcccccttcctgctgctctgcccttaACGCACCCCAGCCAGGCACATGGGCCCCTGCAGGCACTGACAGACCCCGGCCGGGCACCTGTGACCCCCGCACCCATCAACACCCCCGCCAGGCACCTGGGCTGCTGCACCCATCAACACCCCTGCCAGGCACCTGTGACGCCCCGCACCCATCAACACCCCCACCAGGCACCTGTGACCACCCGCACCCGTCAACACCCCTGCCAGGCACCTGTGACCCCCCCCCGCACCCGTCAACACCCCCGCCAGGCACCTGTGACCCTCTGCACCCATCAGCACCCCCTGCCAGGCACCTGGGcccccacacccatcaacacccCCTGCCAGGCACCTGTGACCCCCCGCACCCATCAACACCCTCGCCAGGCACCTGGGCCCCCGCACCCATCAACACCCCCTGCCAGGCACCTGGGCCGCCGCACCCATCAACACCCCCACCAGGCACCTGGGCCCCT comes from the Carettochelys insculpta isolate YL-2023 chromosome 2, ASM3395843v1, whole genome shotgun sequence genome and includes:
- the MAF1 gene encoding repressor of RNA polymerase III transcription MAF1 homolog, which produces MKLLENSSFEAINSQLTVETGDAHIIGRIESYSCKMAGDDKHMFKQFCQEGQPHVLEALSPPQTAGISPSRLSKSQSRDEEGPLNDKCSRKTLFYLIATLNESFRPDYDFSAAKSHEFSREPSLNWVVNAVNCSLFSAVREDFNALKPHLWDAVDEEICLSECDIYSYNPDLDSDPFGEEGSLWSFNYFFYNKRLKRIVFFTCRSISGSTYPRSESGNELDMDLGEDDKEGSMDAYDKESSSIEEDRVQVICM